The Streptomyces lienomycini sequence CGCCGCGATCCCCGCCCAGTGCGCGGCGCCGAGCAGCACCGGATGGCCGCGCACGCCGGCGTACGCCGCCGAGACCAGCGACGTCTCGTCCCGGTATCCGGTGCGCACCCGGGCCGTCGCCGCCGCGCCGATGCCGGGCTGGTCCACCAGGCAGACCAGCGCCGCCCGCGCCCCGGTCCCCGCCAGCGAGTCCAGCCCGGCCCTCAGGGACGACCCCATGCCCTGCTCCCAGTCGGGGTTGTCCACGAGGACGCAGTCGCCGAGCGCCGCCCGCGCGCGTACGTCGTCGGCGCGCGCCCCCAGGACGACGTGCACGCGGGCGCAACCGGCCGCACGCAGTACCTCGACCGCGTGTTCGACGAGTGGGCGTCCACGGTGTTCGAGCAGGGCCTTGGGGCGGCCGCCGAGCCGCCGGCCGCCCCCGGCGGCGAGCAGCAGTCCCGCCACCGGGCCAGCCACCTGGCGTTCTGTCTGGTCTTCGTCGTCGGTCATGCGTCCTGCATACCTGACGGTGTGCCAAACGCTCCGGCGTGCGCGGGCTTTCCGGAGGCTGAATTTCGGTCCGCGTGGTGGCGCGTCCCGCACGGGGTGGCGTTTACTGGCCCGCGCACGACGGGGTGGGGCGCGTGAGGGGGAGGGCTGTGTTGCGAAGCTCGGAGCAGAAGCGAGTGGTCGTCGGCGACGAGGATGTGAGGGTGGTGGCGCTGCGGACCGCGGTGTCCCGGTTGCGCCGTCAACTCGCCCTGCTGCCCGCGGACTTCCCGGACCGGGTGATCGCGGAGGACGAACTGGCCGACCTCGCCGCGATGGCGGGCCGCGGCGCCCCGGAGGTGCCGCGACTGCGCCGCTCCCTGCTGCTGGTGGCCGGTGCGATCGGCTCCGTCAGCGCCCTCGGGCCGGGGCTGACGGAGGTCCGTCACGCGGTCGAGCTGTTCGGGGACCCGCCGCGCCGCTGAGTCCCGGAAGCCGGGCCGCCCGCC is a genomic window containing:
- a CDS encoding nucleotidyltransferase family protein; translated protein: MTDDEDQTERQVAGPVAGLLLAAGGGRRLGGRPKALLEHRGRPLVEHAVEVLRAAGCARVHVVLGARADDVRARAALGDCVLVDNPDWEQGMGSSLRAGLDSLAGTGARAALVCLVDQPGIGAAATARVRTGYRDETSLVSAAYAGVRGHPVLLGAAHWAGIAATATGDRGARTYLREHEAQIALVECGDVARPYDIDTEADLVHLE
- a CDS encoding DUF5955 family protein codes for the protein MLRSSEQKRVVVGDEDVRVVALRTAVSRLRRQLALLPADFPDRVIAEDELADLAAMAGRGAPEVPRLRRSLLLVAGAIGSVSALGPGLTEVRHAVELFGDPPRR